The Salinibaculum sp. SYNS191 genome has a window encoding:
- a CDS encoding VanZ family protein — protein MKLRVPLLPRSVRWAAVLAVAAFIFYASILGSPPETALDDLTFSLIPLDKWRHFLAYAAFGGALAYATTNWNVERRVLAGGVFATVVLYGIGIEVGQSQIPERYFSLGDAYANALGGVLVLPYYLLQPYLSFTPLRSWLQSVAGSS, from the coding sequence ATGAAACTCCGCGTCCCGTTGCTGCCGAGAAGCGTCCGCTGGGCAGCAGTTCTCGCGGTCGCTGCGTTCATCTTCTACGCGTCGATCCTTGGTTCGCCGCCGGAGACGGCACTGGACGACCTGACGTTCAGCCTGATTCCCCTCGACAAGTGGCGACACTTCCTGGCGTACGCAGCCTTCGGCGGCGCGCTGGCCTACGCAACGACGAACTGGAACGTCGAGCGCCGTGTACTCGCCGGCGGTGTGTTTGCGACAGTCGTCCTCTACGGAATCGGCATCGAAGTCGGGCAGTCGCAGATACCCGAACGCTACTTCTCGCTCGGCGACGCCTACGCGAACGCACTCGGTGGCGTGCTCGTCCTCCCGTACTACCTGCTCCAGCCGTATCTCTCCTTTACACCGCTCCGGTCGTGGCTCCAGTCGGTCGCGGGGAGCAGCTAG
- a CDS encoding PIN domain-containing protein, whose amino-acid sequence MILDTNFLIRLYQGEERAFEKALEMHEQGEIPRVPSPVIQELEYGAAFLDDEERRRKVRNVSRMYPKVDMTLFDHRRAGKLHARADRAASGDDAGIDGIDPMIAAIAKRYDEPVLTENADDFEALGVEITEW is encoded by the coding sequence ATGATTCTTGATACGAATTTCCTGATTCGTCTCTATCAGGGGGAAGAACGCGCATTCGAAAAGGCGTTAGAGATGCACGAGCAAGGCGAAATTCCGCGCGTTCCGTCGCCTGTGATTCAGGAACTCGAATACGGGGCAGCCTTTCTCGACGATGAAGAACGTCGACGGAAGGTGCGGAACGTCTCCCGGATGTACCCGAAGGTGGACATGACGTTGTTCGACCACAGACGGGCGGGGAAGCTCCACGCACGAGCAGACAGGGCAGCCTCGGGAGACGACGCGGGAATCGACGGTATCGACCCGATGATTGCGGCGATTGCCAAGCGGTACGACGAACCCGTGCTGACGGAGAACGCCGACGATTTCGAGGCGCTCGGCGTCGAGATAACGGAGTGGTAG
- the aglM gene encoding UDP-glucose 6-dehydrogenase AglM, translating to MDVSIIGSGYVGTTVAACFADLGHDVVNVDIDESVVRAINDGDAPIHEPGLDDLVAAHGGDDLRATSDYDAIRETDVTLLALPTPSHDDGSIDLAAMKAGAEAVGEALAGKDGYHLVVVKSTVVPSTTDGTLAPLIADASGKVEGKDFDVAVNPEFLREGSAVEDFREPDKIVLGTTGSERALERLRTLYAPITDAQDAAVVETGRSEAEMIKYANNAFLAAKVSLINDLGNICKEYGVDAYEVADAIGLDDRIGERFLRSGVGWGGSCFPKDVDALRAAARDVGYEPLMLDAAVEVNDRQPERLLALLDDHVDVAGERVAVLGLSFKPGTDDVRNSRAIPVIERLQERSATVVAYDPVAAGEMREHFPDIEYADSAADALAGAHGAVVVTDWDEFAALDGEFDAMADPVVVDGRRIVDRRDGVTYEGLTW from the coding sequence ATGGACGTCAGCATCATCGGCAGCGGGTACGTCGGCACGACGGTCGCGGCCTGTTTCGCCGACCTCGGCCACGACGTGGTCAACGTCGACATCGACGAGAGTGTCGTCCGGGCGATTAACGACGGCGACGCGCCGATTCACGAACCCGGACTCGACGACCTCGTCGCGGCCCACGGCGGCGACGACCTGCGCGCGACGAGCGACTACGACGCGATTCGCGAGACCGACGTCACGCTGTTGGCGCTTCCGACGCCGAGTCACGACGACGGGAGTATCGACCTCGCCGCGATGAAAGCTGGCGCTGAGGCGGTCGGCGAGGCCCTCGCCGGGAAAGACGGCTACCACCTCGTCGTCGTCAAGAGCACCGTCGTCCCCAGTACCACCGACGGGACGCTCGCGCCGCTGATTGCAGATGCCTCGGGGAAAGTAGAGGGCAAGGACTTCGACGTCGCGGTCAACCCCGAGTTCCTCCGCGAGGGTTCTGCCGTCGAGGACTTCCGCGAACCCGACAAAATCGTACTCGGCACGACCGGCAGCGAGCGCGCACTCGAACGCCTCCGGACTCTCTATGCGCCCATCACGGACGCTCAGGACGCGGCGGTCGTCGAGACGGGCCGCAGCGAGGCCGAGATGATAAAGTACGCCAACAACGCCTTCCTCGCCGCGAAAGTCAGCCTCATCAACGACCTCGGGAATATCTGCAAGGAGTACGGCGTCGACGCCTACGAGGTCGCCGACGCTATCGGGCTGGACGACCGCATCGGCGAGCGCTTCCTCCGGAGTGGGGTCGGCTGGGGTGGCAGCTGCTTCCCGAAAGACGTCGACGCGCTCCGTGCGGCCGCCCGCGATGTCGGCTACGAACCGCTGATGCTCGACGCCGCAGTCGAGGTCAACGACCGCCAGCCCGAGCGCCTGCTCGCGCTGCTAGACGACCACGTCGACGTGGCTGGCGAGCGCGTCGCCGTCCTCGGACTGTCCTTCAAGCCGGGGACCGACGACGTGCGCAACTCCCGGGCGATTCCCGTCATCGAGAGACTGCAAGAGCGTAGCGCGACAGTCGTCGCCTACGACCCCGTCGCTGCCGGGGAGATGCGCGAGCACTTCCCCGACATCGAGTATGCCGACAGCGCGGCCGACGCGCTGGCGGGAGCCCACGGTGCCGTCGTCGTGACCGACTGGGACGAGTTCGCGGCGCTCGACGGGGAGTTCGACGCGATGGCCGACCCGGTCGTCGTCGACGGCCGTCGCATCGTCGACCGGCGAGACGGGGTTACTTACGAGGGGCTGACGTGGTAA
- the tgtA gene encoding tRNA guanosine(15) transglycosylase TgtA has translation MREVFEVRDYDAAGRRGELTVPRAGVTVETPALLPVVNPHVQTVPPAQLEDEFGAEILITNSYVLHNSDELREPALEQGLHDLLDFSGAIMTDSGSFQLAEYGEITVTTEEILQFQHDIGSDIGTPVDIPTPPDVPREQAAEELATTQERLEVAETVDTGDMLVTAPVQGSTYPDLRERAAREAYGTDLDVFPIGAVVPLMNDYRFGDLVDVVAPAKRGLGENAPVHLFGAGHPMMFALAVALGCDLFDSAAYALYARDGRYLTVSGTEHLEDLDYFPCSCPICSEHTPEEVRDVDDDRERYRLLAEHNLHVSVEEMRRIRQALRRGNLLELVEQRARGHPAMLDGYRTLLEHSAQLETTDRVAKEAFFYLSSESARRPEVLRHHQRLERLECEGAVLLTEGSNSDDFDECWNLVPPFGPVPRELAESYPLGAELPERRDRAAYEAAVEGIRRLVAANPDTEFTVFHTGWPDDVLGGIPEGVRVEVLGKRRE, from the coding sequence ATGCGAGAGGTCTTCGAGGTGCGGGACTACGACGCCGCCGGCCGGCGGGGAGAGTTGACGGTCCCCCGTGCGGGCGTGACCGTGGAGACGCCGGCGCTGCTGCCGGTCGTGAACCCCCACGTCCAGACGGTGCCGCCCGCACAGCTCGAGGACGAGTTCGGCGCGGAGATTCTCATCACGAACAGCTACGTCCTCCACAACAGCGACGAGTTGCGCGAGCCCGCGCTGGAGCAGGGCCTGCACGACCTGCTCGACTTCTCGGGGGCTATCATGACCGACTCCGGTTCCTTCCAGCTCGCCGAGTACGGCGAGATTACCGTGACGACCGAAGAGATTCTCCAGTTCCAGCACGACATCGGCTCCGACATCGGGACGCCGGTGGACATCCCGACGCCGCCGGACGTGCCCCGCGAGCAGGCCGCCGAGGAACTGGCGACGACGCAAGAGCGGCTCGAAGTCGCCGAGACGGTCGACACCGGTGACATGCTCGTCACCGCGCCCGTCCAGGGGTCGACCTACCCGGACCTCCGCGAGCGGGCCGCCCGCGAGGCCTACGGGACGGACCTCGACGTCTTCCCCATCGGCGCGGTCGTGCCGCTGATGAACGACTACCGTTTTGGCGACCTCGTGGACGTCGTCGCCCCGGCGAAGCGCGGTCTCGGCGAGAACGCGCCGGTCCACCTCTTCGGCGCGGGCCATCCCATGATGTTCGCGCTCGCGGTCGCGCTGGGCTGTGACCTCTTCGACTCCGCCGCCTACGCGCTCTACGCCCGCGACGGGCGCTACCTCACCGTCTCGGGCACCGAGCACCTCGAAGACCTCGACTACTTCCCCTGCTCCTGTCCGATTTGCAGCGAGCACACTCCAGAGGAGGTCCGAGACGTGGACGACGACCGGGAACGCTATCGCCTGCTCGCCGAGCACAACCTCCACGTCTCCGTCGAGGAGATGCGCCGCATCCGGCAGGCGCTCCGGCGCGGGAACCTGCTGGAACTGGTCGAACAGCGCGCCCGCGGCCACCCGGCGATGCTGGACGGCTACCGGACGCTGCTGGAACACAGCGCGCAACTGGAGACGACCGACCGGGTCGCCAAAGAGGCCTTCTTCTACCTCTCCAGTGAGAGCGCCCGCCGGCCCGAGGTGTTGCGCCACCACCAGCGATTGGAACGGCTGGAGTGTGAGGGGGCGGTCCTGCTGACCGAGGGATCGAACAGCGACGACTTCGACGAGTGCTGGAATCTCGTCCCGCCGTTTGGCCCAGTCCCGCGGGAACTTGCGGAGTCGTACCCCCTCGGCGCGGAACTGCCGGAGCGGCGCGACCGGGCGGCATACGAGGCTGCCGTCGAAGGCATCCGGCGGCTGGTGGCGGCGAATCCCGACACCGAGTTCACGGTGTTTCACACCGGGTGGCCGGACGACGTGCTCGGGGGGATTCCCGAGGGCGTGCGCGTCGAGGTGCTGGGGAAGAGAAGGGAGTAG
- a CDS encoding cytochrome P450, translated as MGTDSDPPGPSGLPLVGNTYQFASDPLQFYEETAREYGPVARYELAGDEFYQVSDPDLVEQVLVHDNEKFRKGEQYHEALGPVLGNGLLLSEGEFWREQRHRMQPAFNPDALDEYAPVMVEYTERLLDSWADGEVRDVHGDMMQLTVEIAAQALFDVDIRAYESDIADALATVMDRSEQRLTRPVDIPDSVPTPTNRRYRRALSALDDIAAEIVADHDAGGDDVVSMLLTAKEQSDALDEEQIKDEVVTLLLAGHETTALALTYTLFALATNPEQTAKLQEEVDDVLGDRSPTDEDIPDLPYTQRTVREGMRVYPPVQGVIRETAEPVELGGYAFPAGTTVSMQQWVLHRDPRFYDDPEAFRPSRWTDDFERDLPAFAYFPFGGGPRRCIGDNFAKQEARLALATMAKDWAVEPVTAELSFAPSITLRPDEPVKLRVRRRE; from the coding sequence ATGGGTACCGACTCCGACCCGCCGGGGCCGTCCGGGCTGCCGCTGGTGGGCAACACGTACCAGTTCGCCTCGGACCCCCTGCAGTTCTACGAGGAGACGGCGCGGGAGTACGGCCCGGTCGCCCGCTACGAACTCGCCGGCGACGAGTTCTACCAGGTGAGCGACCCCGACCTCGTCGAGCAGGTGCTGGTCCACGACAACGAGAAGTTCCGGAAGGGCGAGCAGTACCACGAGGCGCTGGGGCCGGTGCTGGGCAACGGCCTGTTGCTCAGCGAGGGCGAGTTCTGGCGCGAGCAGCGCCACCGGATGCAACCCGCGTTCAACCCCGACGCACTCGACGAGTACGCGCCGGTGATGGTCGAGTACACCGAGCGACTGCTCGATAGCTGGGCCGACGGCGAGGTCCGCGACGTCCACGGCGACATGATGCAGTTGACCGTCGAAATCGCCGCACAGGCGCTGTTCGACGTTGACATCCGGGCCTACGAGTCCGACATCGCCGACGCACTGGCGACGGTGATGGACCGCTCGGAGCAGCGGCTGACCCGTCCCGTCGACATCCCCGACAGCGTCCCGACGCCGACGAACCGCCGGTACCGGCGCGCGCTGTCCGCACTGGACGACATCGCCGCCGAAATCGTCGCCGACCACGACGCCGGCGGCGACGACGTGGTGTCGATGCTGCTGACGGCGAAAGAGCAGAGCGACGCGCTGGACGAAGAGCAAATCAAAGACGAGGTCGTGACGCTGCTGCTGGCCGGCCACGAGACGACCGCGCTGGCGCTGACTTACACGCTCTTCGCGCTGGCGACGAATCCCGAGCAGACCGCGAAGCTGCAGGAGGAAGTCGACGACGTCCTCGGCGACCGGTCACCCACCGACGAGGACATTCCGGACCTGCCGTACACACAGCGGACAGTCAGGGAGGGGATGCGGGTGTACCCGCCGGTGCAGGGCGTCATCCGCGAGACGGCGGAGCCGGTGGAACTCGGCGGGTACGCGTTCCCCGCGGGGACCACCGTCTCGATGCAACAGTGGGTGCTCCACCGCGACCCCCGGTTCTACGACGACCCGGAGGCGTTCCGGCCGAGTCGCTGGACCGACGACTTCGAGCGCGACCTGCCGGCGTTCGCGTACTTCCCCTTCGGCGGCGGCCCGCGCCGGTGCATCGGCGACAACTTCGCGAAACAGGAGGCGCGGCTGGCGCTGGCGACGATGGCGAAGGACTGGGCGGTCGAACCCGTCACCGCGGAACTGTCGTTCGCGCCGTCGATTACCCTGCGACCGGACGAACCCGTGAAACTGCGGGTCCGTCGGCGGGAGTGA
- the trmY gene encoding tRNA (pseudouridine(54)-N(1))-methyltransferase TrmY encodes MRQFLVVGHDAPTTPDFSLDDLPGAGRLDALCRCVTAALLLSHDIREDVRVRVVLNDEFTLRFEGGEVRRLNPDERSTAALFRTALDQREEAIGHVPVETSPGVYLTRRGTEAAVSAAAEEGTVVQLHEDGTPANAADPPADPVFVLSDHRDFTDAEAELLDDVADRRVRLGPERLHGNQAITVAHNWLDTDGWTAF; translated from the coding sequence ATGCGCCAGTTCCTCGTCGTCGGTCACGACGCACCGACGACGCCCGACTTCTCGCTCGACGACCTCCCCGGTGCCGGGCGACTCGACGCGCTCTGCCGGTGCGTCACCGCCGCGCTCCTGCTCTCGCACGACATCCGCGAGGATGTCCGGGTACGTGTCGTCCTGAACGACGAGTTCACGCTGCGATTCGAGGGCGGCGAAGTGCGACGTCTCAACCCGGACGAGCGCTCGACGGCAGCCCTGTTCCGGACGGCACTCGACCAGCGCGAGGAGGCAATCGGACACGTGCCGGTCGAGACGTCGCCGGGCGTCTATCTCACCCGGCGCGGGACCGAAGCGGCCGTCTCGGCTGCTGCCGAGGAGGGGACCGTCGTCCAGCTCCACGAGGACGGCACTCCCGCGAACGCGGCGGACCCACCCGCCGACCCCGTCTTCGTTCTCTCGGACCACCGGGACTTCACCGACGCGGAGGCCGAACTCCTCGACGACGTTGCCGACCGGCGGGTCCGACTCGGACCGGAGCGACTGCACGGCAACCAGGCGATTACGGTCGCGCACAACTGGCTCGACACCGACGGCTGGACCGCGTTCTGA
- the arcS gene encoding archaeosine synthase subunit alpha: MTDYFEVHERDGAARVGELRLSDPLRTPAVVDDVLRDAGSLWPEERDVPDGDESTLTVLPHRAFPGGTADEVQTAFAVDYPDVDFPSAAVVTPDTAAKATDSDADAYVLSNAQEITGHARAFVGATTRTRENIPHDTALYLAGVATPANVATLAYAGVDLVDTDRAVVKGTQGKYLTTDGEHFLEDLDELPCACPACQQSVEEFDREDCVDHNENALRAALATVRQRIRRGRLRDYIEGQARHEQWLTATFRRLDQQYAYLEQRTPVLRRAEITAATEDTLRRVEIQRFAERVTQRYRCRFDNPLVIVPCSAKKPYSESQSHGQYHDATQFRAHTVSMTSPIGVVPQELELTYPAQHYDSVVTGHWSATEKEFVADVLEAYLQRNEYPRIIAHVPGEGYRDICERVEDSLGLDFEYTVSDHPTTTESLANLASTLSDELKYGKRERQHNTLKAVADYQFGEGAGDALFSDIRVGSRYPKLRALNRDGEQLATLVAQYGVLSLTLAGARHWVDSDAPTKRVEIDDFVPHGSVLAPGVVDASEDIRVGDEVVIDGPQAFAVGRAEMSGPEMVSSTRGIASTVRHVEET, from the coding sequence ATGACCGACTACTTCGAGGTCCACGAGCGCGACGGGGCCGCGCGCGTGGGCGAACTCCGTCTCTCGGACCCGCTTCGGACCCCGGCCGTGGTCGACGACGTCCTGCGCGACGCCGGGAGCCTCTGGCCGGAGGAGCGTGACGTGCCCGACGGCGACGAGTCGACGCTGACCGTGCTGCCCCACCGGGCGTTCCCCGGGGGGACCGCCGACGAGGTGCAGACTGCCTTCGCCGTCGACTACCCCGATGTGGACTTCCCGAGCGCCGCCGTCGTGACGCCGGACACCGCAGCGAAGGCGACGGACAGCGACGCCGACGCCTACGTCCTCTCGAACGCGCAGGAGATCACCGGCCACGCCCGGGCGTTCGTCGGTGCCACCACGCGCACGCGCGAGAACATCCCGCACGACACCGCGCTGTACCTCGCCGGCGTCGCCACGCCAGCCAACGTCGCCACGCTGGCCTACGCCGGCGTCGACCTGGTGGACACCGACCGCGCCGTCGTGAAGGGCACCCAGGGCAAGTACCTCACCACCGACGGCGAGCACTTCCTCGAAGACCTCGACGAACTCCCCTGCGCCTGCCCGGCCTGCCAGCAGTCCGTCGAGGAGTTCGACCGCGAGGACTGCGTCGACCACAACGAAAACGCCCTCCGTGCCGCGCTCGCGACCGTCCGCCAGCGGATTCGCCGCGGGCGTCTGCGCGACTACATCGAGGGACAGGCCCGCCACGAGCAGTGGCTCACCGCCACATTCCGCCGCCTCGACCAGCAGTACGCGTACCTGGAACAGCGCACGCCGGTCCTGCGGCGGGCCGAGATTACCGCCGCGACGGAGGACACGCTGCGCCGCGTCGAAATCCAGCGCTTCGCCGAGCGCGTCACCCAGCGCTATCGCTGCCGGTTCGACAACCCGCTGGTCATCGTCCCCTGCTCGGCGAAGAAGCCCTACAGCGAGTCCCAGAGCCACGGCCAGTACCACGACGCCACCCAGTTCCGCGCGCACACCGTGTCGATGACCTCCCCCATCGGCGTCGTCCCGCAGGAACTGGAACTCACCTACCCCGCCCAGCACTACGACTCCGTGGTGACCGGTCACTGGTCGGCGACGGAGAAGGAGTTCGTCGCGGACGTGCTGGAGGCGTACCTGCAGCGCAACGAGTACCCGCGCATCATCGCGCACGTCCCCGGCGAGGGCTACCGGGACATCTGCGAGCGCGTCGAGGACTCCCTGGGACTTGACTTCGAGTACACCGTTTCCGACCACCCGACGACCACCGAGTCGCTGGCGAATCTCGCCTCGACGCTGTCGGACGAGTTGAAGTACGGCAAGCGCGAGCGCCAGCACAACACGCTGAAAGCGGTCGCCGACTACCAGTTCGGCGAGGGTGCCGGTGACGCGCTCTTTTCCGACATCCGCGTCGGCAGTCGCTACCCGAAACTCCGGGCGCTGAATCGCGACGGCGAGCAACTGGCGACGCTCGTCGCGCAGTACGGCGTCCTCTCGCTGACACTCGCGGGAGCACGTCACTGGGTCGACAGCGACGCCCCCACGAAGCGCGTCGAAATCGACGACTTCGTCCCCCACGGCTCCGTCCTCGCGCCGGGCGTCGTCGACGCCAGCGAGGACATCCGCGTCGGCGACGAGGTGGTCATCGACGGGCCGCAGGCCTTCGCCGTCGGCCGCGCGGAGATGTCCGGCCCGGAGATGGTGTCGAGTACGCGGGGCATCGCGAGTACGGTGCGCCACGTCGAGGAGACGTAG
- a CDS encoding NUDIX hydrolase has translation MTDLQWETLDDEVAYACEGFDIVRERVRLPNGEETEFDHLSDAESVVVLPFTADGDVVVIDEWRQAVKRRNRGLPAGNVEGEEDLDAAVRRELREETGYRAGAVEHLTTMEPANGFSDAVFHYYVARDCEATAEQDLDYNESIDVETVAFDSLVAAAREGDLRDGRTAFGVVYYALFEAEFGTR, from the coding sequence ATGACAGATTTGCAGTGGGAGACGCTGGACGACGAGGTCGCCTACGCCTGTGAGGGGTTCGACATCGTCAGAGAGCGCGTCCGCCTCCCGAACGGCGAGGAGACCGAGTTCGACCACCTCTCCGACGCCGAGAGCGTCGTCGTCCTGCCCTTTACCGCCGACGGGGACGTCGTCGTCATCGACGAGTGGCGGCAGGCGGTCAAGCGACGAAACCGGGGACTCCCGGCGGGCAACGTCGAAGGCGAAGAGGACCTCGACGCGGCCGTCCGGCGGGAACTCCGCGAGGAGACGGGCTACCGGGCAGGAGCGGTCGAACACCTGACGACGATGGAACCGGCCAACGGCTTCTCCGACGCCGTCTTCCACTACTACGTCGCCCGCGACTGCGAGGCGACGGCCGAACAGGACCTCGACTACAACGAGTCCATCGACGTCGAGACGGTTGCCTTCGACAGCCTCGTCGCGGCCGCCCGCGAGGGCGACCTGCGGGACGGACGGACCGCCTTCGGCGTCGTCTACTACGCGCTGTTCGAGGCGGAGTTCGGGACCCGGTAG
- a CDS encoding DUF6159 family protein, with protein MGLFGRLRRGLALTKDSIGVLRHNPSLLSFPLVGGASALVFLAVLLGTTYGVIGVPEDEVVAVGLLFAVYFVSTFVTSFFTAALVSETRQAFDGRPPDFGRGLAAAWRVKGKLVVWAVIAATIGVVIRVVESSDSRIARVFAWVFSAAWSVLTFFVVPVAVLEPDVGLTGMFRRSGSTFRETWGESAIGMVGPGVIAFLVFLVGAGVGFGIFTATGSAIAAGAVVAVFVVLGLLVAATTKGIIKTSLYVYATEGKRPSEFASRDFERLGE; from the coding sequence ATGGGACTGTTTGGCCGGCTCAGACGCGGACTCGCGCTGACGAAGGACAGTATCGGCGTGCTGAGACACAACCCGTCGCTGCTGTCGTTCCCGCTGGTCGGCGGGGCGAGTGCGCTCGTCTTCCTCGCGGTGTTGCTCGGGACGACCTACGGCGTCATCGGCGTTCCGGAGGACGAGGTGGTGGCCGTCGGCCTCCTCTTTGCCGTCTACTTCGTCTCGACGTTCGTCACCTCCTTTTTCACCGCCGCGCTCGTCTCCGAGACCCGACAGGCCTTCGATGGGCGACCGCCGGACTTCGGGCGCGGGCTCGCGGCCGCCTGGCGCGTGAAGGGCAAACTGGTCGTCTGGGCAGTCATCGCCGCGACCATCGGCGTCGTCATCAGGGTCGTCGAGTCCTCCGATAGCCGCATCGCGCGCGTCTTCGCCTGGGTGTTCAGCGCCGCCTGGTCCGTCCTGACCTTCTTCGTCGTCCCCGTCGCCGTCCTCGAACCGGACGTCGGCCTGACCGGGATGTTCAGACGGAGCGGCAGTACGTTCCGGGAGACCTGGGGCGAGTCGGCCATCGGGATGGTCGGCCCCGGCGTCATCGCCTTCCTGGTCTTCCTCGTCGGCGCCGGCGTCGGCTTCGGCATCTTCACTGCGACCGGGAGCGCAATCGCCGCGGGAGCCGTCGTCGCGGTGTTCGTCGTCCTGGGGTTGCTCGTCGCGGCGACGACGAAAGGCATCATCAAGACCTCGCTGTACGTCTACGCGACCGAGGGAAAACGCCCCAGCGAGTTCGCCAGCCGGGACTTCGAGCGACTCGGCGAGTAG